In a single window of the Gemmatimonadota bacterium genome:
- a CDS encoding patatin-like phospholipase family protein: MNAPRVVLVLSGGGAKAAAHLGAARALYEAGIRPVHFVGTSMGGVIAVALASGEEPAAILDRFARVKQHDVIAPERLQLFKGIWARALLKTGPLREAIRRIIPVQRFAELTTPVTVTATEVKSGREVAFGTGGEDAPILDVLVATCALPPYFAAAPVNGREFYDGGLRAVVPLRQARSIACDFVIAIHVGPAFDEQGAPVQVPPPFVAAADTAIGWLMAGSTELMREHWELDPGAPPLIWLRPISDRAATFAMEKIPEYAEAGYLSMQKALADLQEGA, translated from the coding sequence GTGAACGCGCCCCGGGTCGTGCTGGTGCTGAGCGGGGGCGGCGCGAAGGCGGCGGCGCATCTCGGCGCGGCGCGGGCGCTCTACGAGGCAGGGATCCGTCCGGTGCATTTCGTCGGCACGTCGATGGGGGGCGTGATTGCCGTCGCACTGGCGAGTGGGGAGGAGCCAGCCGCGATTCTCGATCGCTTCGCCCGGGTGAAGCAGCACGACGTGATCGCGCCGGAGCGGCTACAGCTCTTCAAGGGGATCTGGGCCCGCGCGCTGCTCAAGACCGGGCCTCTGCGCGAGGCGATCCGGCGTATCATTCCGGTGCAACGATTTGCGGAGTTGACGACCCCGGTGACGGTCACCGCGACGGAAGTGAAGAGTGGCAGGGAAGTGGCGTTCGGAACGGGCGGCGAGGATGCGCCGATTCTCGATGTACTCGTCGCTACCTGCGCCCTGCCGCCTTATTTTGCTGCAGCGCCGGTGAACGGTCGGGAGTTCTATGACGGGGGGCTGCGCGCCGTGGTCCCGCTGCGTCAGGCCCGTAGCATTGCGTGTGATTTCGTGATTGCGATTCATGTTGGCCCCGCGTTCGACGAGCAAGGGGCGCCAGTGCAGGTGCCTCCGCCATTTGTTGCCGCGGCAGACACCGCGATCGGCTGGCTGATGGCTGGTTCGACCGAGCTGATGCGCGAACACTGGGAACTCGACCCGGGCGCCCCGCCGTTGATCTGGTTGCGCCCGATCAGCGACCGGGCGGCTACTTTCGCGATGGAAAAGATCCCCGAGTATGCCGAAGCGGGTTACCTGTCGATGCAGAAGGCACTGGCTGACCTGCAGGAGGGTGCATGA
- a CDS encoding acyl-CoA thioesterase codes for MSLPESRPMSYSRGEISTLVMPHMSNLLGDLFGGNLLALVDQAAAIAAIRHAGGRCVTASIHTMDFRERIPIGSLVTCCATVDFVGKSSMDITVEVFAEKPSTGERHNTHTAHVVFVAIDDYGRPKQVPRLIPGTEEEQARYTAAEQYREHHKKK; via the coding sequence ATGTCGCTTCCCGAAAGTCGTCCGATGTCGTACTCGCGTGGCGAGATTTCCACGCTGGTGATGCCGCACATGTCGAACCTGCTCGGCGACCTCTTCGGCGGGAACCTGCTCGCGCTGGTCGACCAGGCGGCCGCCATCGCGGCGATTCGCCACGCCGGAGGCCGCTGCGTCACTGCCTCGATTCACACGATGGACTTCAGGGAACGGATTCCAATCGGATCGCTGGTGACCTGCTGCGCGACCGTGGACTTCGTGGGCAAGTCGTCGATGGACATCACGGTCGAGGTGTTCGCCGAGAAGCCAAGCACCGGTGAGCGACACAACACCCACACCGCGCACGTGGTGTTCGTGGCGATCGATGACTACGGTCGGCCAAAGCAGGTGCCGCGGCTGATTCCGGGGACCGAAGAAGAGCAGGCGCGCTACACGGCGGCCGAGCAATACCGCGAACATCACAAGAAGAAGTGA
- a CDS encoding NAD+ synthase — protein MSAITVALCSFRPTKGSPSANLDRIEELFRTFAASPAPPDLICLPETILTGYFLEGGVREHALTAEALFAELSARHARAGTPPVEITLGFYERWNDRLHNSAIWIALGGDDAGVRHIHRKIFLPTYGVFDEERFVEAGREVRAFNTRFGRAAMLVCEDAWHAITGTIAAVDGAQLIAVVAASPARGIAPDEIQPGQPGSLARWERLARDIAGEHGVYVTLTQLVGFEGGKNFPGGSVMAGPSGDTLVRAPLFEDAVVQHTIDLEEIARERAGSPLLADLEQRLPHMIEELDRARKQSLTGRPETAVPASIAPAASSKSRLAAPAPRSRLAIDPELTRRWLTGFLRDEVSRRRGFSKVIVGLSGGVDSAVVATLAAQAFGPENVIAVRMPYRTSSPDSLAHARLVVESLGITERTVEISAAVDGYAAACGSTPTPARLGNVMARTRMLTLFDLSAAYAALPLGTGNKSERLLGYFTWHADDAPPVNPLGDLFKTQVWELARHLDVPTEIIDKPASADLVQGQTDESDFGISYAHADAILDLLLQGHAEQAIVAGGFSQAEITLVRKRLDTTHWKRKLPSVAMLSQTAIGEYYLRPVDY, from the coding sequence ATGTCTGCGATCACCGTGGCGCTCTGTTCATTCCGGCCGACCAAGGGGTCGCCGAGCGCGAATCTCGACCGGATCGAGGAGCTCTTCCGGACCTTTGCCGCGTCGCCGGCACCGCCGGACCTCATCTGCCTGCCCGAAACGATTCTCACCGGTTACTTCCTCGAAGGCGGGGTGCGGGAGCACGCCCTGACCGCCGAGGCGCTCTTTGCGGAGCTCTCTGCGCGGCACGCGCGGGCCGGGACACCACCGGTGGAGATCACCCTCGGGTTCTACGAACGCTGGAACGACCGGCTCCACAACTCGGCGATCTGGATTGCACTCGGTGGCGACGACGCCGGGGTTCGTCACATCCATCGCAAGATTTTCCTGCCGACCTACGGTGTCTTCGACGAAGAGCGATTCGTCGAGGCCGGGCGCGAAGTTCGCGCGTTCAACACCCGCTTCGGTCGCGCGGCCATGCTCGTGTGCGAGGATGCCTGGCACGCGATCACCGGAACGATCGCCGCCGTGGACGGAGCGCAGCTGATCGCCGTGGTCGCAGCGAGCCCGGCGCGCGGAATCGCCCCCGACGAAATTCAACCGGGGCAACCTGGGTCACTGGCACGTTGGGAGCGACTCGCGCGCGACATCGCCGGTGAGCATGGCGTCTACGTCACGCTGACCCAGTTGGTCGGCTTCGAGGGCGGCAAGAATTTTCCTGGTGGCTCGGTGATGGCCGGGCCGAGTGGCGATACGCTGGTTCGGGCGCCGCTGTTCGAAGACGCGGTGGTGCAGCACACCATCGACCTCGAGGAGATCGCGCGAGAGCGGGCGGGGTCGCCGTTGCTGGCCGATCTCGAACAGCGGCTGCCGCACATGATCGAGGAACTTGACCGCGCCCGGAAGCAGTCGCTCACCGGTCGACCCGAGACGGCGGTGCCAGCGAGCATTGCGCCTGCCGCCTCATCGAAGAGCCGGCTGGCGGCCCCGGCGCCGCGTTCTCGTCTCGCCATCGATCCGGAACTGACCCGTCGCTGGCTGACCGGATTCCTGCGCGACGAGGTCTCGCGTCGGCGCGGCTTCAGCAAGGTGATCGTCGGACTCTCCGGAGGCGTCGACTCCGCCGTCGTCGCCACACTTGCAGCCCAGGCGTTCGGACCGGAAAATGTGATCGCCGTGCGGATGCCCTACCGAACTTCGAGTCCGGATTCGCTGGCGCACGCGCGACTCGTCGTCGAATCGCTCGGCATCACCGAGCGGACGGTCGAGATCTCTGCGGCAGTTGACGGGTACGCCGCAGCGTGCGGATCCACACCCACACCAGCCCGTCTCGGCAACGTGATGGCCCGGACGCGGATGCTCACACTGTTCGACCTGAGTGCGGCATATGCGGCGCTCCCGCTCGGCACCGGCAACAAGAGCGAGCGCCTGCTCGGCTATTTCACCTGGCACGCCGACGATGCGCCCCCGGTGAATCCGCTCGGCGACCTGTTCAAGACCCAGGTCTGGGAACTGGCCCGTCACCTTGATGTCCCGACCGAGATCATCGACAAGCCGGCGAGCGCCGACCTGGTGCAGGGGCAGACCGACGAGTCCGATTTCGGCATCTCGTATGCTCACGCCGATGCTATCCTGGATCTGCTGCTGCAGGGGCACGCCGAGCAGGCGATTGTTGCGGGCGGCTTCTCCCAGGCGGAAATCACTCTTGTCCGCAAGCGGCTCGACACGACGCACTGGAAGCGCAAGCTGCCGAGTGTGGCGATGCTGAGTCAGACCGCGATTGGCGAGTATTACCTCCGGCCCGTGGACTATTGA
- a CDS encoding sulfur transferase domain-containing protein — MSLLNALAGATNASQPLPWLATAGQPSAEQFAAAREAGVQVVIDLRDPMEQRPFDEPATLRALGIEYINIPVSSGALSTATLEKILAALRAHAGTPTILHCASANRVGGALLPYFILDEGMSEQDGIDAAMRVGLRSAEFMAWGSDYARSKQG; from the coding sequence ATGTCCCTGCTCAACGCCCTCGCCGGCGCAACCAACGCCTCTCAACCCCTCCCCTGGCTCGCCACCGCCGGACAGCCGAGCGCGGAGCAATTCGCGGCGGCCCGGGAGGCCGGGGTCCAGGTCGTCATCGACCTGCGGGATCCGATGGAACAGCGCCCCTTCGATGAGCCGGCCACACTTCGTGCGCTCGGTATCGAGTACATCAACATTCCGGTCTCGTCCGGGGCCCTGAGCACCGCGACGCTCGAAAAGATTCTGGCAGCGTTGCGTGCGCACGCAGGCACGCCCACGATCCTGCATTGCGCCAGTGCGAACCGGGTCGGTGGCGCCCTGCTTCCCTACTTCATTCTCGACGAAGGAATGAGTGAGCAGGATGGCATCGACGCGGCGATGCGCGTCGGTCTGCGGAGCGCGGAGTTCATGGCATGGGGCAGCGACTATGCCCGGAGCAAGCAGGGATAG
- a CDS encoding DUF4384 domain-containing protein: MLTLLAALLAAAPGPVGTAGSPVVQPISQATVRITLNGGDYAPGDRVRVQVEPSQDGYLVVFRVDGDGRIRVLFPLDPDLDPFVRGGKRYELRGRGERETFLADDRGGSGIIYAALSRQPLAFGPYAVNDHWDYDALRLRDQDSDPEADLGAIVRRMGDNGRFDYDVTSYRVHETRVIVAGGGRSYDPNYDPYWSCLSCGWGYGRGTSIGISFGSRYNNWYGYPAYGDPWSYNPWGYDPYAYDSYFGYYGYPYYGSRWNYPGQYRPITVVNLPRPVTPNSPYGVRARSRQPINAAGLFAPDLTRGMRPESRPGGSGSNGGVDRGSYDTRGRQRNDDAPRSRPASGSDRRESPPQSSPPPSSRPGSSAPPPRSGSSGSDRARRRPEMSADLTPRVFEPAVERRQFEAPQPIFREPRREEAPADRSRPDRSSSSERPVYREPARTERASPPPQQSAPPRVERPSAPPPAAPATPSSGGDRARRRP; this comes from the coding sequence ATGCTGACGCTGCTCGCCGCACTTCTGGCTGCCGCCCCGGGTCCCGTTGGGACCGCCGGCAGCCCCGTCGTACAACCCATCTCGCAAGCCACGGTTCGCATCACCCTCAACGGCGGCGATTACGCCCCCGGTGATCGGGTGCGTGTCCAGGTCGAGCCCAGCCAGGACGGCTATCTGGTCGTCTTCCGGGTCGACGGCGACGGTCGGATCCGGGTTCTCTTCCCGCTCGATCCCGATCTCGACCCGTTTGTCCGCGGCGGCAAGCGCTACGAACTGCGCGGCCGGGGCGAGCGCGAGACCTTCCTCGCCGATGACCGGGGCGGCAGCGGCATCATCTACGCCGCGCTCTCGCGCCAGCCGCTCGCCTTCGGGCCCTACGCCGTCAACGATCACTGGGATTACGACGCATTGCGACTTCGTGATCAGGACAGCGACCCCGAGGCCGACCTCGGCGCGATCGTCCGGCGGATGGGCGACAACGGCCGCTTCGACTACGATGTCACCAGCTATCGCGTGCACGAAACGCGGGTGATCGTGGCGGGCGGTGGTCGCAGCTACGATCCGAATTACGATCCCTACTGGAGCTGCCTCTCCTGCGGCTGGGGCTACGGCCGCGGGACGTCGATCGGAATTTCGTTCGGCTCGCGCTACAACAACTGGTACGGCTACCCGGCCTACGGCGATCCCTGGTCGTACAACCCGTGGGGCTACGACCCGTACGCGTACGATTCGTATTTCGGCTACTACGGGTACCCCTACTACGGCTCCCGCTGGAACTATCCCGGGCAGTACCGCCCCATCACCGTGGTGAACCTGCCCCGGCCGGTAACGCCGAATTCTCCTTACGGCGTGCGGGCGCGTTCGCGCCAGCCCATCAACGCCGCCGGGCTCTTCGCGCCCGACCTGACGCGTGGGATGCGGCCGGAATCGCGGCCCGGTGGCAGTGGCAGCAACGGCGGCGTCGATCGAGGCAGTTACGACACGCGCGGGCGGCAGCGTAACGATGATGCCCCGCGCAGCCGTCCGGCGTCGGGCAGCGATCGGCGTGAGTCGCCACCGCAGTCTTCGCCGCCGCCGTCGAGCCGCCCCGGCAGCTCGGCCCCGCCACCGAGATCCGGCAGCAGTGGGTCGGATCGGGCCCGCCGTCGGCCGGAGATGTCGGCAGACCTGACGCCGCGCGTGTTCGAGCCCGCCGTCGAGCGGCGTCAGTTCGAGGCGCCGCAGCCAATCTTCCGCGAGCCGCGCCGGGAAGAAGCGCCAGCCGATCGCAGCCGGCCCGATCGTTCCAGTTCGAGCGAGCGCCCGGTGTATCGTGAGCCGGCCCGGACCGAGCGCGCCTCGCCGCCGCCACAGCAGTCGGCACCGCCGCGGGTCGAGCGGCCGTCGGCTCCGCCACCCGCGGCGCCGGCCACTCCGTCGAGCGGTGGCGACCGGGCACGTCGCCGGCCCTGA
- a CDS encoding nuclear transport factor 2 family protein has translation MSTDSMPDIAVMRVVARELVDAFATGWSRGRTDQMLGVFAEGAVLIETPFSTPLTGIEAIRSWASDIPYHQSETVFTTGEVFLAGPWISTEFKLVFRRRKTGDWVEARGAFFAETDGAKITELRMYWHRWNGGRDTSLP, from the coding sequence ATGAGCACCGATTCGATGCCTGATATCGCCGTCATGCGGGTCGTGGCCCGCGAACTCGTCGACGCGTTTGCCACGGGGTGGAGCCGGGGGCGGACCGACCAGATGCTCGGGGTGTTTGCCGAGGGGGCCGTGCTGATCGAGACCCCGTTCTCGACGCCGCTCACCGGGATCGAGGCGATCCGCAGCTGGGCCTCGGACATCCCCTACCATCAGTCCGAAACCGTCTTCACCACCGGCGAAGTATTTCTGGCAGGGCCCTGGATTTCGACCGAGTTCAAGCTGGTGTTCCGGCGCAGGAAAACCGGTGACTGGGTGGAGGCGCGCGGCGCCTTCTTTGCCGAGACTGACGGCGCCAAGATCACCGAGCTGCGGATGTACTGGCATCGGTGGAATGGCGGGCGAGACACCTCTCTTCCCTGA
- a CDS encoding DinB family protein: MSLTDRPAVVAALEANLRHIERVVAHADPATSALRPTPDEWSVLEILEHLTVVERAVHKAITTAAGEAPGELRTRQKDAMVAGLASYPAAVSAPEMVHPKGRYESLADALRIFRERRNTTLDLARSLDVAWDAHHFAHPLLGRIDLGQWFLMAATHGERHAVQIEQRR, translated from the coding sequence ATGTCGCTGACCGACCGGCCCGCTGTGGTCGCTGCACTCGAAGCCAATCTGCGCCATATCGAACGGGTGGTCGCTCACGCCGACCCTGCAACGTCGGCCCTGCGTCCCACACCCGATGAGTGGTCGGTCCTCGAGATCCTGGAGCACCTCACCGTGGTCGAGCGCGCGGTGCACAAGGCGATCACCACAGCGGCCGGAGAGGCACCCGGCGAGTTGCGGACCCGCCAGAAGGATGCGATGGTCGCCGGTCTCGCGAGTTACCCCGCCGCCGTCAGCGCGCCCGAAATGGTCCATCCGAAGGGCCGCTACGAGAGTCTCGCCGACGCGCTGCGCATCTTCCGCGAGCGCCGCAATACCACGCTCGACCTCGCCCGTTCGCTCGACGTGGCCTGGGATGCGCATCACTTCGCGCACCCCCTGCTTGGGCGGATCGATCTTGGGCAATGGTTCCTGATGGCCGCGACGCACGGCGAGCGTCACGCGGTGCAGATCGAGCAGCGACGCTAG
- a CDS encoding protein kinase: MSDILERLRTALRETYAVERQVGEGGMATVFLAEDLKHHRQVAIKVLRPELSATLGAERFLREIEMAARLQHPHIVPVYDSGAADGLLYYVMPFVEGESLRDLLTRSGRVPLARAAVIVGEAASGLAYAHAQGIVHRDVKPENIMLSGGHAVVTDFGIARAVDASRADGNITGSGMAIGTPAYMSPEQATADKVDARSDQYALACVFYEMVTGKQAFSGPSMQAMLTSMLTGPRPRLAAVMRETPPEVDLATQRALDTDPAKRFPSITAFAEAVAQESTGAAAATRESRRWKRLAIVLPALVAVAAGLWVVFFAKPAAIVVSGAETIAVMPFSTSGAAAAGLGEGMVDLLSSNFEGVGGIHAIEPRTVLREWRRRVKNGDGAREDALAVGRSVKAASVLTGTVVATGNTARLTAELFDMQGKSLAQATLDGPSDSILVLADRLALKVLQDIWRSKEPMPSANSSGIVSASMPAIRDYLKGEWFHRRGQWDSAQIAFEAAVAADSTFALAWYRLANTLGWTGNYLSPAAMKASANAVKYSTTLSPRLRTILGAYSLFQQGDPSAADSMRGYLQKFPNDADAWYLLGESQYHANGYAPMPPAKLRAPFDHVLELDSSLTPAAIHPMELALGQRDTAAIRRYAAVFKLAGAKAEIDQVEAAQAIMAGDGSAFARIVQGPVSGSGLARAALNSVIRDTRSTGDSLAKLGKAIASTPANGGLKLQFVGLEALLSSSVGRPSGAKGIVDSLRAAGEMQTASTLSMTPFYGGYADSLLLQRLETSLAAAPPNMYVNFIKAMLAFDRGQPARAGTLIQQTLAAASDTMPYWLRGALIALDGIRMVSQGDTVRGMARADSGLRVAGGLAITGFTTPVQLRYALLLSSRPATRKQGIERLRYGFELSPELMPITMYYLGKAYEADGQREEALASYGQFVRLWNHPDSNYVSRQREAKEALQRLTAEGAKSRT; this comes from the coding sequence ATGTCCGATATCCTCGAGCGTCTGCGTACGGCGCTGCGCGAGACCTATGCGGTCGAACGCCAGGTCGGTGAAGGTGGCATGGCCACGGTCTTCCTTGCGGAAGACCTGAAGCACCACCGCCAGGTGGCGATCAAGGTCCTCCGCCCCGAACTCTCCGCAACTCTCGGCGCCGAACGCTTCCTCCGCGAAATCGAGATGGCCGCACGGCTGCAGCACCCGCACATCGTGCCGGTGTACGACTCCGGCGCCGCCGACGGCCTGCTCTACTATGTGATGCCGTTCGTCGAAGGCGAGTCGCTACGTGACCTGCTCACGCGGAGCGGTCGGGTGCCGCTGGCCCGCGCTGCTGTGATCGTCGGCGAGGCTGCCAGCGGACTCGCCTATGCGCACGCGCAGGGGATCGTGCACCGCGACGTCAAGCCCGAGAACATCATGCTGTCGGGTGGTCACGCGGTCGTTACCGATTTCGGGATCGCGCGCGCGGTCGATGCGTCGCGCGCTGATGGCAACATCACCGGCTCCGGAATGGCGATCGGCACGCCAGCGTACATGAGCCCAGAGCAGGCCACGGCAGACAAGGTTGACGCGCGTAGCGATCAGTACGCCCTCGCCTGCGTGTTCTACGAGATGGTCACGGGCAAGCAGGCGTTCTCCGGGCCGTCGATGCAGGCGATGCTTACTTCGATGCTCACGGGGCCGCGCCCGCGGCTCGCTGCCGTGATGCGCGAAACGCCGCCCGAGGTTGACCTCGCCACGCAGCGTGCGCTCGATACTGACCCGGCGAAGCGCTTCCCCAGCATCACGGCGTTTGCGGAAGCGGTGGCCCAGGAGAGCACCGGTGCGGCTGCCGCGACCCGCGAGAGCCGTCGCTGGAAGCGACTCGCGATCGTGCTTCCGGCGCTGGTCGCGGTCGCAGCAGGGCTCTGGGTGGTCTTCTTCGCGAAGCCGGCCGCGATTGTCGTCTCGGGTGCCGAGACCATCGCGGTGATGCCGTTTTCCACCAGCGGCGCTGCTGCTGCCGGGCTCGGCGAAGGAATGGTTGATCTCCTCTCGAGCAACTTCGAGGGAGTCGGCGGGATTCACGCCATCGAACCGCGCACGGTCTTGCGCGAGTGGCGCCGCCGGGTGAAGAACGGTGATGGTGCCCGCGAAGATGCGCTGGCAGTCGGTCGCAGTGTGAAAGCTGCCTCGGTGCTCACGGGCACCGTGGTCGCCACGGGCAACACCGCACGGCTCACGGCCGAACTCTTCGATATGCAGGGGAAGTCACTCGCCCAGGCCACGCTGGATGGTCCGTCCGACTCGATTCTGGTGCTGGCCGATCGTCTCGCGCTCAAGGTGCTGCAGGACATCTGGCGCTCCAAGGAGCCGATGCCGTCGGCGAATTCCAGCGGCATCGTCTCCGCGTCGATGCCAGCGATTCGTGACTACCTCAAGGGCGAGTGGTTCCACCGGCGCGGCCAGTGGGACTCGGCGCAGATCGCGTTCGAAGCTGCCGTGGCCGCCGACTCGACCTTCGCCCTCGCCTGGTATCGCCTCGCGAATACCCTCGGCTGGACCGGCAACTATCTCTCGCCCGCGGCGATGAAGGCCTCGGCCAACGCCGTGAAGTACTCGACCACACTCTCGCCACGACTCCGCACGATCCTGGGCGCGTATTCGCTCTTCCAGCAGGGCGATCCGTCGGCCGCAGATTCGATGCGCGGATATCTGCAGAAGTTCCCGAATGACGCCGATGCGTGGTACCTGCTCGGGGAGTCGCAGTATCACGCCAACGGCTACGCCCCAATGCCGCCGGCCAAGCTGCGGGCTCCGTTCGATCACGTACTCGAGCTCGACTCCTCGCTGACACCCGCTGCCATCCATCCGATGGAACTCGCCCTGGGCCAGCGCGATACCGCCGCGATCCGGCGCTACGCGGCCGTCTTCAAGCTTGCCGGCGCGAAGGCCGAGATCGATCAGGTCGAGGCGGCGCAGGCGATCATGGCGGGCGATGGCAGTGCCTTCGCGCGGATCGTCCAGGGGCCGGTGTCGGGTTCGGGTCTCGCCCGTGCCGCACTGAATTCCGTGATTCGCGATACCCGCTCCACCGGTGATTCACTCGCCAAGCTGGGGAAGGCGATTGCCTCGACGCCAGCCAATGGTGGCCTGAAGTTGCAATTTGTCGGCCTTGAAGCGCTGCTGAGTTCCTCGGTGGGGCGGCCGTCAGGTGCGAAGGGGATCGTGGATTCCTTGCGCGCTGCCGGCGAGATGCAGACCGCTTCGACGCTTTCGATGACACCGTTCTACGGTGGCTACGCTGACAGCCTGCTGCTACAGCGACTCGAGACCAGTCTCGCCGCGGCACCGCCCAACATGTACGTCAATTTCATCAAGGCGATGCTCGCGTTCGACCGCGGACAGCCCGCGCGCGCGGGAACTCTGATTCAGCAGACCCTCGCGGCGGCGAGCGACACGATGCCGTACTGGTTGCGTGGCGCACTCATCGCGCTGGATGGTATCCGGATGGTGAGTCAGGGTGATACCGTCCGCGGGATGGCACGCGCAGATTCGGGGCTGCGGGTCGCCGGCGGACTCGCGATCACCGGCTTCACGACACCGGTGCAGCTCCGGTATGCCTTGTTGCTCTCGTCGCGCCCGGCGACGCGCAAGCAGGGAATCGAGCGGCTGCGGTACGGCTTCGAACTCTCGCCCGAACTGATGCCGATCACGATGTATTATCTCGGCAAGGCCTACGAAGCTGATGGCCAGCGCGAGGAGGCCCTGGCGTCGTATGGGCAATTCGTGCGACTCTGGAATCACCCTGATTCCAACTATGTGAGTCGTCAGCGGGAAGCGAAGGAAGCACTGCAGCGGCTCACGGCCGAAGGTGCCAAGAGCAGGACCTAG
- a CDS encoding ABC transporter ATP-binding protein: MTTVLAAQDLEKRYPLHGQEVAALRGVTLSIEQGEYVAIVGPSGSGKSTLLTLLGGLDTPTAGTVRILGTSLGELDDRRLTRLRLERIGFIFQRFHLLPVLSARENIELPLAERGVGTAERRARAEELLAYVGLASRMDHRATQLSGGEMQRVAIARALANRPAIVLADEPTGELDAATGKEILGLFRRLHDDGTTLVVVTHDDQLAAEAGRVIRMLDGRIVT, encoded by the coding sequence GTGACGACTGTTCTGGCCGCCCAGGATCTCGAGAAGCGCTATCCGTTGCACGGTCAGGAGGTAGCCGCGCTGCGTGGCGTGACACTCTCGATCGAGCAGGGCGAGTATGTCGCGATCGTCGGCCCGTCCGGATCGGGCAAGTCCACGCTGCTGACGCTGCTCGGTGGCCTCGATACGCCCACCGCCGGAACGGTACGCATTCTGGGGACTTCCCTCGGCGAACTCGACGATCGTCGGCTCACGCGGCTACGGCTCGAACGGATCGGCTTCATCTTCCAGCGATTTCATCTGCTGCCGGTCTTGAGTGCCCGCGAGAACATCGAGCTGCCGCTCGCGGAACGAGGCGTTGGCACGGCCGAGCGCCGCGCGCGGGCCGAAGAGTTGCTGGCGTATGTCGGCCTCGCATCACGGATGGACCACCGAGCCACCCAGCTGTCGGGCGGAGAAATGCAGCGAGTCGCGATTGCGCGGGCACTCGCGAACAGGCCCGCGATCGTCCTGGCCGATGAACCAACCGGCGAACTCGACGCTGCGACCGGCAAGGAAATTCTCGGGCTCTTTCGCCGGCTGCACGACGATGGCACGACGCTCGTCGTCGTGACCCACGATGACCAGCTCGCAGCCGAGGCAGGGCGGGTCATTCGCATGCTTGACGGACGGATCGTCACCTGA
- a CDS encoding FtsX-like permease family protein, which translates to MATGSNSSPGALAARRMRWHWALRDLLRHPVRSGLALLGVAISAALLLDMVLLSGGIERSFEKLLLSRGYQVRVSPKGTLPFDTEATLGDAARTIAGIRATPGVVQAGPVLGASLFARHRGTLLPLVAYGLDPTAQGIYVLEEGRDLSLGDTSHVLLGKPAARRLGAHLGDTIVLVGRLDPEVAAPARSVKVSVGGFVHFLYDAKDQPSIALTLPMVQSLGGPHLTDRASVILVRAADGVDTGAVVSRLRQQFPKLGVNTVGDLVAKFRERLAYFRQLSLILGSIALIVTVLLVGTLLAITVNERLGEIATMRAIGISRWTVISQVVVQGLLLVVPGGALGIVLGLGTARWLDAILTSFPGLPAAISFFVAEPRQLTIAALTLLVTGLLAGVPPAWRAANAPIAATLRSDAP; encoded by the coding sequence ATGGCGACTGGTTCGAACTCCTCCCCTGGCGCTCTGGCGGCGCGCCGGATGAGGTGGCACTGGGCGCTTCGCGATCTGCTACGTCATCCCGTTCGGAGCGGGCTGGCGTTGCTCGGCGTGGCGATCTCGGCGGCGTTGCTCCTGGATATGGTCCTGTTGAGTGGCGGTATCGAGCGTTCGTTCGAGAAGCTGTTGCTGAGCCGTGGCTATCAGGTGCGGGTGAGCCCGAAGGGGACGCTGCCCTTCGACACCGAAGCGACGCTCGGCGATGCCGCCCGCACCATTGCCGGCATCCGTGCCACGCCGGGCGTGGTGCAGGCGGGCCCCGTGCTGGGTGCATCGCTCTTTGCCCGGCACCGCGGCACGCTCCTCCCGCTCGTGGCATATGGGCTCGACCCGACCGCACAGGGGATCTATGTCCTCGAAGAGGGGCGCGACCTCTCCCTCGGAGACACGTCCCACGTCCTGCTCGGCAAGCCCGCCGCACGACGGCTCGGCGCTCATCTCGGTGACACCATCGTGCTCGTGGGGCGGCTCGATCCGGAGGTTGCCGCGCCAGCGCGAAGCGTGAAGGTGTCTGTCGGCGGATTCGTGCACTTTCTCTACGACGCCAAGGATCAACCCTCGATCGCGCTAACGTTGCCGATGGTGCAGTCGCTTGGCGGCCCGCATCTCACCGATCGCGCATCGGTGATTCTGGTGCGCGCCGCCGATGGTGTCGACACCGGTGCGGTTGTCTCGCGTCTCCGACAGCAGTTTCCAAAGCTTGGTGTCAACACCGTTGGCGATCTGGTCGCGAAGTTTCGTGAGCGGCTGGCGTACTTCCGGCAGCTCTCGCTCATTCTTGGCTCCATCGCGCTCATTGTGACGGTGCTGCTGGTGGGGACGCTGCTCGCGATCACTGTGAACGAGCGTCTCGGCGAAATTGCCACGATGCGGGCGATCGGGATTTCACGCTGGACGGTGATCTCGCAGGTGGTGGTGCAGGGGTTGTTGCTGGTCGTACCGGGTGGCGCGTTGGGGATTGTCCTCGGCCTCGGTACCGCACGCTGGCTCGACGCCATTCTCACCTCGTTTCCCGGCCTTCCGGCCGCGATCTCCTTCTTCGTCGCCGAACCGCGGCAGCTCACCATTGCCGCGCTCACACTGCTGGTGACCGGCCTCCTCGCGGGAGTTCCACCGGCGTGGCGGGCCGCGAATGCCCCGATTGCGGCCACCCTCAGGAGCGACGCACCGTGA